Proteins from a genomic interval of Oryctolagus cuniculus chromosome 8, mOryCun1.1, whole genome shotgun sequence:
- the LOC138843461 gene encoding nuclear envelope pore membrane protein POM 121-like translates to MWGLSELAAKGSLPARLPSTLDPCRRILNSPSHAPWAITWAFPVHPSLSPRRRARTSGRRLTATHPAAPRCRRPPGHQVPRGDPSPGCQPSGRPAQRHGQTSFSRFGIAPRRRYPIQQPRYSRVGDGEGTPLDRRLTRRPGPGQIISSTQPSQSAKALDPCAPQSGAAALPERKRRRSPAGEAQILLAGRETKGGCPAGPGQGQSAVWAPLTGPQDSDAHLSKRPRHSCESSPESSTTAGIPVPVRNAISSSYSSTGGLLRPRKPGRPTSSAFCGPAASCSKIPERPAKVTGEEALGPRSSTSPPLVTDRESQRRRAVGAAAEKPGLRNSPPTPGGSWPHKRKFAEQLSGGGDLGTLPPAPRLGYPVTLEDGDMATKGSSRWLNQFVEHRMDAAQESAPESPPRTQPPSALPLPAASTAPSSAAFWGRIKRQTAPRFPAFPEYAGVAATVAPLPAKIARLMGPVDSSQPQHLPANSLGLKPAAPCVGLIAAPAVILVSDTKSLPALRAETSAEVATPQGPLPTSSPRMLLDKPRTPPHDAVCPGGAAPENLTAAVLKTMCTTTSGSESSGPLQSGPTLTTPTSSNSTIVTTTCTCTLNLKPAPMCLAKHIKWTIASTNTPASTAAASASRAPASTAPASSHQAPATTSRAPDGLSPGGGAGDNDLVTMFSAMCMTASGSKRKGPLPSGPILTTPISSSSTTVMTTSLKPAPVHLAKHIKWTTASTTTPASTAPVSMIQVPASSRPAPASTAPASSHRAPDGLSPGGGAGDNDSVTMFSAISTTVTTTSLKPAPVHLAKHIKWTTASTTTPVSTAPVSMIQASF, encoded by the exons ATGTGGGGCCTCAGCGAGTTGGCAGCAAAGGGAAGTCTCCCTGCACGGTTGCCCTCGACTCTCGACCCTTGTAGAAGGATCTTGAACTCACCCAGTCACGCCCCATGGGCAATAACCTGGGCCTTTCCGGTCCACCCCAGCCTGTCCCCTCGCAGGAGGGCAAGGACCAGCGGGAGACGCTTGACCGCCACCCACCCGGCCGCGCCCCGTTGCCGACGCCCCCCTGGCCACCAGGTTCCCCGCGGTGACCCTTCTCCAGGCTGCCAGCCCTCCGGGAGGCCTGCCCAGCGGCATGGTCAGACTTCGTTCAGTCGGTTTGGAATAGCGCCTCGCAGACGCTACCCGATCCAGCAGCCCCGGTATTCCCGT GTCGGGGACGGTGAGGGTACCCCTCTTGACCGCAGGCTGACTCGCCGCCCAGGACCTGGGCAGATCATCAGCTCCACCCAGCCCTCGCAGTCTGCTAAGGCTCTGGACCCCTGTGCCCCGCAGAGTGGTGCAGCTGCCCtcccagagaggaagaggaggaggagccccgCGGGGGAAGCCCAAATCCTCCTGGCTGGCCGGGAGACTAAGGGAGGCTGTCCTGCTGGCCCTGGACAGGGGCAGTCAGCCGTCTGGGCCCCGCTGACCGGTCCCCAAGACTCAGACGCCCACTTGAGTAAGAGACCCCGCCACTCTTGTGAGAGCTCCCCGGAGAGCTCCACCACGGCTGGCATCCCTGTACCCGTCCGCAACGCCATTAGCAGCTCCTACAGCTCCACTGGCGGCCTGTTGCGTCCGAGGAAGCCGGGCCGGCCCACGTCGAGTGCCTTCTGCGGGCCGGCCGCCTCCTGCTCCAAAATACCAGAGAGGCCAGCAAAGGTGACTGGAGAGGAGGCGCTGGGGCCTCGCTCCAGTACCTCACCTCCCTTGGTGACGGACAGGGAGTCCCAGAGACGAAGAGCGGTAGGTGCAGCCGCGGAGAAACCAGGCTTGCGGAATTCCCCACCTACACCTGGCGGCTCCTGGCCGCATAAAAGGAAGTTTGCTGAGCAGCTTTCCGGGGGAGGGGACCTGGGCACTCTGCCTCCCGCGCCCCGGCTGGGCTATCCTGTCACTCTGGAAGATGGTGACATGGCAACGAAAGGTTCATCTCGGTGGCTTAACCAGTTCGTGGAGCACAGGATGGATGCTGCCCAAGAGTCTGCCCCCGAGAGCCCACCCCGCACTCAGCCTCCCAGCGCGCTCCCGCTGcctgcagccagcactgcgcccTCATCAGCTGCCTTCTGGGGCCGGATAAAGAGGCAGACTGCTCCGCGGTTTCCAGCCTTCCCAGAATATGCTGGAGTAGCAGCGACGGTGGCCCCTTTGCCTGCGAAGATAGCCCGCCTAATGGGCCCTGTTGACTCTTCACAGCCACAGCATCTTCCTGCCAACTCTTTAGGCCTCAAGCCCGCAGCCCCTTGTGTGGGACTGATCGCTGCTCCTGCTGTGATACTGGTCAGTGACACCAAATCCCTGCCAGCCCTCCGGGCTGAGACATCTGCCGAAGTTGCCACGCCACAGGGCCCGCTCCCTACCTCCTCACCACGGATGCTGCTGGACAAGCCACGCACCCCACCTCATGACGCTGTCTGCCCTGGTGGTGCTGCTCCTGAGAACTTGACAGCAGCCGTGCTCAAGACCATGTGTACCACCACATCTGGAAGTGAGAGTTCAGGCCCTTTGCAATCTGGCCCCACACTCACAACTCCAACTTCTTCCAACTCTACCATTGTGACGACGACCTGTACCTGTACCCTGAATTTAAAGCCGGCACCTATGTGCTTGGCCAAACACATTAAGTGGACCATTGCATCAACAAACACACCAGCCTCAACTGCTGCAGCCTCCGCTAGCCGGGCTCCAGCCTCAACTGCTCCAGCGTCCtctcaccaggctcctgccaccacTAGTCGGGCTCCTGACGGTCTCTCccctggtggtggtgctggtgataACGACTTGGTCACAATGTTCAGCGCCATGTGCATGACTGCATCTGGAAGTAAGAGGAAGGGCCCTTTGCCATCTGGCCCCATACTCACAACTCCAATTTCTTCCAGCTCTACCACTGTGATGACGACAAGTTTAAAGCCGGCACCTGTGCACTTGGCCAAACACATCAAGTGGACCACTGCATCAACAACCACACCAGCCTCAACTGCTCCCGTCTCCatgatccaggttcctgcctccTCTCGCCCGGCTCCAGCCTCAACTGCTCCTGCCTCTTCTCACCGGGCTCCTGATGGTCTCTCccctggtggtggtgctggtgataACGACTCGGTCACAATGTTCAGCGCCAT CTCTACCACTGTGACGACGACAAGTTTAAAGCCGGCACCTGTGCACTTGGCCAAACACATCAAGTGGACCACTGCATCAACAACCACACCAGTCTCAACTGCTCCTGTCTCCATGATCCAGGCTTCTTTCTAG